A stretch of Myxococcus hansupus DNA encodes these proteins:
- a CDS encoding NAD-dependent epimerase/dehydratase family protein: protein MRILLTGGTGFIGQRLARRIVERGDTLTLMVRASSRRGPLESLGARFVVADLTTGHGLADAVRDVDCVLHLAGVTKSREPAGYMEGNAHGTRRLVEAMAALPHPPRLVYCSSLAAAGPSTPERPRREEDPPAPVSLYGRSKLGGELAVREFAGKVPSVIVRPPIVYGPGDVEFLPSLLPMAKLGVALKSGFGPKRYSLIHVDDLCTALLAAAERGATVSQDDVARGVYTVSDGVEHSWEDVCAAMAGALGKRRPAVVPVPQTVSYVVGLGSEAVARLRGTVPILNRDKVREMTCPAWTCSTERASRELGFLPTIPLAQGFAGTLAALKNT from the coding sequence TTGCGCATCCTGCTCACCGGTGGCACCGGCTTCATTGGCCAGCGGCTCGCGCGCCGCATCGTGGAGCGTGGCGACACGCTCACCCTCATGGTGCGCGCCAGCTCGCGCCGGGGACCCCTGGAGTCGCTCGGGGCCCGCTTCGTGGTGGCGGACCTGACCACCGGCCACGGCCTGGCGGACGCCGTGCGTGACGTGGACTGCGTGCTGCACCTGGCGGGCGTCACCAAGTCCCGCGAGCCCGCGGGCTACATGGAGGGCAACGCGCACGGCACCCGCCGCCTGGTGGAGGCCATGGCCGCCCTGCCCCACCCGCCCCGGCTGGTGTACTGCTCCTCGCTGGCCGCCGCCGGGCCGTCCACGCCCGAGCGCCCGCGCCGGGAAGAGGACCCGCCGGCCCCCGTCTCCCTCTACGGCCGCAGCAAGCTGGGCGGCGAGTTGGCCGTGCGCGAGTTCGCCGGGAAGGTGCCCTCCGTCATCGTCCGTCCGCCCATCGTCTACGGCCCCGGGGACGTGGAGTTCCTCCCCTCGCTGCTGCCCATGGCGAAGCTGGGCGTGGCGCTGAAGAGCGGCTTTGGCCCGAAGCGGTACTCCCTCATCCACGTGGACGACCTGTGCACCGCGCTGCTCGCGGCGGCCGAGCGCGGCGCCACCGTGTCCCAGGACGACGTGGCACGCGGCGTCTACACCGTGTCCGACGGCGTGGAGCATTCGTGGGAGGACGTCTGCGCGGCCATGGCGGGCGCGCTGGGCAAGCGCCGTCCCGCGGTGGTGCCGGTGCCGCAGACGGTGAGCTACGTGGTGGGGCTGGGCTCGGAGGCGGTGGCCCGGCTGCGCGGCACGGTGCCCATCCTCAACCGCGACAAGGTGCGGGAGATGACGTGCCCCGCGTGGACGTGCTCCACGGAGCGCGCCAGCCGGGAGCTCGGGTTCCTTCCCACCATTCCCCTGGCCCAGGGGTTCGCGGGCACGCTGGCGGCGCTCAAGAACACGTAG
- a CDS encoding MlaC/ttg2D family ABC transporter substrate-binding protein → MIASLLAATLLAAAPGPLTVVKSGNADVQKAANAPGATAQSLATVVEKFVDFEELAKRALGDKSWSELKPAQRKEFTETMTGLLRASYAQKALGQAQANVKYGEEGVDGNEATVGTTVTVKKDSVPVEYRLYRTSATSPWRIYDVVTDEVSLVDTYKGQFRKLLSDKGFDGLLSTLKSKRTQLEKENAASAQKTGQTAAP, encoded by the coding sequence ATGATTGCTTCCCTGCTTGCCGCCACCTTGCTCGCCGCCGCGCCGGGTCCTCTCACCGTCGTGAAATCCGGGAACGCGGATGTCCAGAAGGCGGCCAACGCCCCGGGCGCCACCGCGCAGTCACTGGCCACCGTCGTCGAGAAGTTCGTCGACTTCGAGGAGCTGGCGAAGCGTGCGCTGGGTGACAAGTCCTGGTCCGAGCTCAAGCCCGCACAACGCAAGGAGTTCACCGAGACGATGACGGGCCTGCTGCGCGCGTCCTACGCCCAGAAGGCCCTGGGGCAGGCCCAGGCGAACGTGAAGTACGGCGAGGAGGGCGTCGACGGGAACGAGGCCACCGTGGGCACCACCGTCACGGTGAAGAAGGATTCCGTCCCCGTCGAGTACCGCCTGTACCGCACCTCGGCCACCAGCCCGTGGCGCATCTACGACGTCGTCACCGACGAGGTGTCCCTGGTCGACACCTACAAGGGCCAGTTCCGCAAGCTGCTCTCCGACAAGGGCTTCGACGGCCTGCTCTCCACCCTGAAGAGCAAGCGGACGCAGTTGGAGAAGGAGAACGCGGCGTCCGCGCAGAAGACGGGTCAGACGGCGGCGCCGTAG